The nucleotide window CTGCGTCGGCCACTCACACCGCATCCCTTTGTGCCACATGCCAAAGCGGATCGCAGCGCTGTGTGCGAGGAGATTTTCGCCATTCAGAGCACCGCACTGGCTCGCAGGCTGCGACAGACGCAGTGCAAGACAGCGGTGCTAGGCCTCTCTGGCGGCCTGGACTCGACCTTGGCACTGCTCGTGGCCCTGGAGGCCGTGCGCAGAGCGAAAGTGCCCCAATGCGAGGTGCTCACCATCACGATGCCCGGCTTCGGCACCACCCAGCGCACGCGTGGCAATGCCGAAAAGCTCGCCGAGGCTCTCGGCGTCAAGCTGCGCACCATTTCCATCGACAAGGCCGTGCGGCAGCACTTTGCCGACATCGGTCATGATGAAAGCACGCATGATGTGACCTATGAGAATGCGCAGGCTCGTGAGCGCACGCAGATTCTCATGGACGTGGCGAATCAGACCGGTGGGCTGGTCATCGGCACGGGCGATCTGTCCGAGTCCGCGCTGGGCTGGTGCACCTTCAATGGCGATCACATGTCGATGTATCACGTGAATGCCGGCGTGCCGAAGACGCTGGTGCGCTACCTCATCGAATGGTGCGCTGATGGCCCCTTTGCAGAGAAAGCAGGTGCCGTGCTGCGTGACATCGCCGCCACGCCGATCTCGCCCGAGCTGCTGCCACTGGCCGCAGATGCCTCCCTGAAGCAAAAGACGGAAGACAGCATCGGGCCGTATGAGTTGCATGACTTCTTCCTCTTCCACTTTCTGCGCCACGGCAGTTCAGCGGCAAAGATCCAGTGGTTGGCCGAAAAAGCCTTCGCAGGCAGGTACAAGCCCGCCGAGATCGCGAAATGGTTGGCGCTGTTCTTCCGCCGCTTTGCCCAGAGCCAGTTCAAGCGCTCCAGCATGCCCGACGGCCCGAAAGTGGGCACCGTCGCCCTATCCCCTCGCGGCGACTGGCGCATGCCCAGCGACTTCAGCGGCGATCTGGGGCGCTGAAAGTGGGTTAGAGTCCTACGGCAAATGAAAGATAAAAAGTCCGGCTCACCGAAGAAAAAACTTGGGATTCTTGAGGCAATCTGGTATTTCAATCCTCCCGCACATCACCTGACAAAGCTGATATTTGCCACTTTCATGCCTCTGCCTCTCTCCCGCTGCCAAACCTCCCATGCTCGACTGGCGACGCTTTGCGTCTTGGTAGCCCTCTCGATAGGCACACCCATAACTGCTAACGATAGCATTTCAGGGCTCGCCCAGCGTGAAGCCTCACGCCGCATGCAAGGTGTCACCCAAGCTTCAGCGGACATCTCCCGTGCAGACACCCTGTTTAGAGAAGGCAAGACCCAGGAGGCCCTCAGCCTCTTTGAATCTATCTACACATCTCTCCCGGACGCTCCACTGACGCAAGAAACGCGTCTAGCAGCCCGCTCCGGCTACATCAGCACCGGATGTGCACGTGCCCAAGAGCTCGCGCTCGCCGGACAAGCCGCCGAGGCATCCC belongs to Verrucomicrobiaceae bacterium and includes:
- a CDS encoding NAD(+) synthase, with translation MPAPKLSAAQIRESHGLVRVAAVSPELILGDPVKNAQIITREALALAREGCRVIVFPELCLTGYSCADLFHTTGLREQALRALSEVAGELAECGALVVVGLPLHLAGRLYNVAAVLGEGEVLGFVPKSYLPTSAEFYERRWFSPAQTLREDEVGITEDVSVPIGTDLLFQLAEVPGCVVGVEICEDLWTVNPPSGKLALAGATILVNPSASTELLGKSPYRRNLVAQQSGRCLAAYVYAGAGAGESSTDVVFAGHSLIAENGSVLAETERFAFETRSAVADVDVQNLLHERMRSAVFRDEQQTLKTRTVVFNGGDAVAKKDELRRPLTPHPFVPHAKADRSAVCEEIFAIQSTALARRLRQTQCKTAVLGLSGGLDSTLALLVALEAVRRAKVPQCEVLTITMPGFGTTQRTRGNAEKLAEALGVKLRTISIDKAVRQHFADIGHDESTHDVTYENAQARERTQILMDVANQTGGLVIGTGDLSESALGWCTFNGDHMSMYHVNAGVPKTLVRYLIEWCADGPFAEKAGAVLRDIAATPISPELLPLAADASLKQKTEDSIGPYELHDFFLFHFLRHGSSAAKIQWLAEKAFAGRYKPAEIAKWLALFFRRFAQSQFKRSSMPDGPKVGTVALSPRGDWRMPSDFSGDLGR